AACAGTAAAATTCAAGGTTTTAAAGAACTTAATAATACACCAAGTTATCAAACACCTTCTGTAACGGGTACTTTTAAATTTAACAGGGATACTACAACCGCTTCTAATTCTATTACAAATAGCTATAAGAATTTTAATAGCAATTTCAAACAAACCTTGAAAAGAATGGTGTTCAAAGGTAGTTTTGGTGATGTTGAACACGTGGATGTGTATGATACGGATAGAGAAGTTAAAGTTACAATGACAGATGTAAGTAGCCAACCATTTAAGTTAACTATGCGTAACATAACGACTGGGGAGAGTTTTGAGTCTCTGGAAAATAAAAATGGTGGAAAGTTTACGTTTAAAATACCTGATAGGAAGCTAAATAAAGGTGACAAGATTGAGTTTTGTTTAACACATAATGATGCCAACCAAAATTATGATGAGTGCTTATATGACACGATAGTAAAAGGAAATCGTTTAGAGATTATTAATGTGAATGATATTGTCTTTGAAGATACGAGTATCGATAACAACCCAAATAAGGTAATTCATCGTAAAAATGATACGCATGATGTGACAGTATATAATTCTAAGGAAAGTAACTTTAACCTTAGCGTTCATAGTGAAGGGCCTCTTAAAAATATTCAAAACGCCTCAGAGCTAAATGACGCACTTTACTTAGTACAAAATGGTCAATTTAAGTCTATTGAAAGTGAAGAGCAAATGATCGGGACTCACAATGATGTTAAACCAGATAATGACAATTATAAATTTACCTTTGGTAAAGATGAAGGCATTCTGATTCGAACGAATCCAATTAATGCAACGATTGGTGAATATAAAGCGACACTAGTCTGGACGTTAACAGATGGACCATAAAGTACAAATGTTCTTTTTAATTAAAGAAGTGTTAATGATTTAATTAAAATATAGTATTATTTAAGAAAACAAGGAATGCTTCAAAAAAGAAGCATTCCTTGTTTATTTTCGTTTAAAATCTAAAATAATTTCTATTGATTGTTTAAATTACGTCTTACTTCTTTGTTTAACTCATAAAATTTTTCGTCGTGACTCGAGACAACAGCGCCTTCTATTTCTTTTTGTCGATAAATACTTGGTATGTAAAGTGTGGATTGGATACGCAAAAGGTAAAAAGAAATACGATAATCATCACGATTTAAAATGATTAAAAACAATCATTAATATACTTACTCATGTGTGAGAGAAATAATTCATAACTCAATAAATGTAGCAACAGATTCAATTTAAATCCGACTAACTCGCTTTCTTTCAGAGGTAGTGGTGTTCTGTAGTTTTTATATCATCAGATAAGTCTAAATTCTTCCAATTACGTTTTCCTACTTCACATATGTCATATGATAATACTCTTGCCCATACAATTCGAGGAGCTCGTCTTTTTTAAACCCAAGCTTAAGATAGAGGCTTAAAGCCTTCTCATTCTCTACCTCACAAATGAGTCCAAAAGGACGTGCTTCTTCACTATCTAGTAAATACTTCAATAACTTAGTCGCGATACCTTGTCCGCGGTACTCACTAAACGTTGCCACGCTATCTATGTACATTTCATTGTCACGTGCTTCTCTCAATTCAAGTGGTGGACTATACGGATGAAATTTCTTGTCCAGTCCAAGTTTCTCCCACACGTGTTTAAATTCGTGTTCGGTATGGCCGGGATAGCTCAGAACGAATCCTGCAACATCTCCATCTACCTCATACACGTGAATGGTTCTTTCTGAGTTTCGAAAGTCTTCGTCACTAAGACACATTTCAAACGCTTCGAGTACAGTTTTTTTATCAAATTTCTCAATTATTTCGAGATCCATACCTTCCCAAATGATATAAACAAGTTCAGCGACTTTTCTGTTATCTTTTTGTTCCTTTTTACGGATCACAAAAACCTCTCCTTTTTCTTATATTTCTATCGTAACAAAACCAGTGGCTTTTCGGGAATCATAAAAACTCCTACATAATTTCTATAGAAGGATGTGTATAATAATTTCTGCCTTCCGGAGGTTGGAATCTTTTCTTTACTTTTAAATACACGCATGTTTCCACCCGAAATTTCATTTATCTATCGTAAAAATAAAATGTGGCATTGTAATTCAAACTCAGTTTTATCAGGGCTTTTTTGATTTGAGCAAATTGTTAATAGAGTGATGTTGAATGATGATAGAATACGGTAATCAGATTAAGAAGGATAGGTATTAAATGAATTTCCATAAGGATAATGCTCAGGTAACAAATATCACATTAAACATTCGAGATTTAAGTAAAATGAAAGATTTTTATATAAATATTTTAGGCATGAAATTAATTGAAGAAAGTGAAGTAGGTTTCGTTGCTGGTTTTGAAAGTAGTACGCACACATTCACTTTTGAAGTTTTAGAGAATGGTAGAGTGGCTTCACCAAACGAAGCGGGATTATTCCATATCGCAATTTTACTACCAACCCGAAGTGATCTCGGTCGTTTTATTAAATACATGTTTGATAGACAGATTCCCCTATCAGGTGGAGATCACTTAGTGAGTGAAGCGACGTATCTTGTTGACCCAGAAGGAAACGGTATTGAAGTATATGTGGATAGAGATCCTGATACATGGTCTTGGTCTAAAGGACAAGTGGTAATGGATACTCTAGCTTTAGATTTTGATGGTATTATTGAATCAAGTCGTAATAAAGAGTGGTCAGGTATGCCAGAAGGTACAATTATTGGGCACTTGCACTTGAAAGGTGGCGTGGTGATTGATCCAGAATTCTATGGTAACTACGGATTTGAAATCGCGACTAAAGTCATGAGCGCATATTTCTTAGGCTCAAATAAATATCACCACCACATTGCAGTGAACAACTGGCATAGTAATAAAGCAAGAATCGATTCAATGAACACATACGGCTTAAAAGCATTTAACATTTTAGTGCCAGACGCTGCGAGCGAAACAGTAGAAACACCAGAAGGTATTAAAATGGTCGTAAACTAATAATCATGTGTTTATCGTTTGAAATAACAAAATAGCTCCCCCGTCAAGTCACAATGAAAAAACAAGGAATGTCTCTTTTATGAGGCATTCCTTGTTTATTTTCGTTCAAAATTTAAAATAATTTATATTAATTATTTATATTATTCTAAATTCTGTCTTACTTCTTTATTTAATTCATCAAATTTTTCATTGTGGCTGGATACGATAGCTCCGTCTAATTCTTCTTTATCGATATAATGCTTCGCGAAATTTACTGCTTCACTTGCTTCCGGATATCCCGTCGCGATTAGATGTACGCGGTTGTCGTAGTGGACTTGGTCACCGATTGCATATAGTCCATCCACACCTGTTTTTACTCTTTCCTCGGTTAAAATTTGATTATATTCGTTCATTTTTACGTCACCTTTTAATGATTCTAATAATGCGCTATCTGATTTGTATCCGTGATTCACAAATACGATATCGACATCAATTTCTTCACCACCTGATAAAACAACGCGTTCGATCATAGTGCCATCTTTGTTTGAACGGAGTTCTTCAATCGTACGTTGCTTAATAATATGGACATCTTTCTTCTCTAACTCTTTAATTGTCGCTTCGTATCCTTTAAGTTCATCTTTTCTACACACGAGTGTGACGTCTGCAATACCATCTGCAAGATGTGCGGCCCAGTCGAGTGCGGAGTTTCCACCACCGGAGATTAACACATGCTTATCTTTATAGTGTTTGGTTTCTTCTATGTAGTAGTGAAGATTATCATACTCAAAGTCTTCTGCACCTGGTAAATTAAGCTTTACCGGACTAAAGACACCGACTCCAGTCGCTAAAATTACCGTATTCGCGTAATGTGTGCCCTTTGTCGTCTCTACTTTAAACACATCTCTTTCTTTATTTACACTGATTACCGATTCATTCAAATGAACAGTCGGGTCAAATGTAAGTCCTTGCTTCACCATGGATTCGCGAATATTTGCTGCAGTATTTGCTTCAACTCCGCCGATATCCCACACGATCTTATCTAAATAAAATTTCAGCTTTCCGCCAAGTCGGTCCTGATGTTCTATAATTGTTACGTCTAATCCTCGTAGCCCTGCATAAAATGCTGCGAATAGTCCCGATGGACCCCCACCTACAATCAGACAATCCGTATTGTTCATATTTTTGCCTCATTTCTATTGTACATTTACCATTGCTCATATTATAATCTAATTGAGAATTATTATCAATTAGATAAAAAGGAGAAATTTAATGAAGCGTATTTTATTTTTATTCAGTTTAATTTTTGTCGTACTACTTGCGGCATGTTCTGGTGAGGACAACACAGACGAAGCAGTGAAGGAAGAAACACCTGAAACTGTAAAATATACTACTGACGATGGTGAGGAAATCGATATACCAAAAGATCCAAAGCGTATTGTTGTGATGGGTTTTGGTTACTTCGGTAACTTAAAACAGCTTGATGCAAATATCGTTGGTGTACACAATTTAGTTCAAGATTCAGAAGTTCTGAGTAAAGAAGTTGGAGATATTGAATTAATCGAAGAAGGAAATATTGAACAAGTCTTAAATTTAGATCCTGATTTAATTATCACTTATAGCACAGATGAGAATATTAAGGAATTAAAAGAAGTAGCCCCTACAATTGGGCTTGATTATGTAAAGTGGAATTATTTAGATGTTCATAAAGAACTTGGCAAGATTGTAGGTAAAGAAGACCAAGCAAACAAGTGGGTCGAAGATTTCGAAGCAAAACTTGCTGAAAATAAAAAGACAGTACAAGACAAACTTGGCACAGACACAAGTGTTTCTGTTGCAGAAGCTTTTTCTAAAGATATTTATGTCTATGGTACAAACTGGGGTCGTGGAACAGAGATTCTTTACCAAGGGTTAGAAATGAAAGTGCCTGAAACAATCGAGAAAGATGTTGTAGAAACTAGTTGGAAAAAGATTTCAGCTGAAGAAGTTGCAAAGTATTCTGGAGATTTCATTTTTTTAGGTGATGGAGATCCAACAACAAACAAAGCAATCGAATCGACAAGTGTATGGAAAAACTTAGACGCAGTTAAAAATGACCGTGTAGTTGAGTTTGATTCAAGTACATTCTTGTTCAACGACCCACTGTCACTCGAATATCAGCTTGAATTTATTGTAGATCAATTAACGAAATAAACATTTGGAAGTGGTTTTTGTGAGCAAGGTAGAACTAAAAAATATCGTATATGAAGTAGGGGACACGAGAATCCTAAAAGATATCAACATGGAAATCTTGAGCGGACAGGTGACGACAATTATCGGTCCAAACGGTTGCGGTAAATCTACGTTGCTTAAGTCTATCGTAAAACTTTTACCTTATAAAGGTGAAGTGTATATCGACGACATCAAAATCCGCGATTTAAAATCGAAGCAGATGGCGAAGATGGTCGGGATTTTATCTCAAAAAAATAGATTACAGTATGATGTACGCGTGATTGACCTGTTAACTTACAGTCGCTACGCACACTTAAAACGTTTTGAAGGATTAAAACAAAGAGACATTGACATGATTGACTGGGCGTTAAAAGAAACGGGCGCAATAGATTTTAAAAATCGAATGATGAGCGAACTGTCGGGAGGTCAACAACAGCGTGTATGGATTAGTTTCCTACTCGCACAAGGAACAAACACACTGTTACTTGATGAGCCGACGACATACCTAGACATTCACCATCAGCTTGAAACACTGAACATCGTGCATGAGTTAAACCGTAAGACGGGCCAGACCGTAGTCATGGTATTACATGATTTAAACCAAGCGATTCGCTATTCAGATCAAATCATTGTCATGCAAAAAGGTGAAATCGTGACATACGGTAAGCCAGAGGACGTACTGACGAACGACGTATTAAATAATGTATTTAACATTGATGGTCGAATCGAATTTGATGGGGTAACCGGCAGACCTTATCTCGCTGCTTATGACTTATTCTGTAACACAATAAAGGATATTCACAATGAATAGAACATATATTTTAGCGAGTGCTCTTTTTATAGGGGTGATCGCCTCATTCTTTTTAGCCATGATGATTGGAGTCGAACATTACACCTTTCAAACCGTTTTAAACAGTTTAATGCACCCATATGCCAATGATTCAGTGACACAAACATTGATGGAGATTCGCCTACCACGTATTTTAGTTGCTTTTCTCGTTGGCATGATGATCAGTGTTTCAGGATTAATTATGCAAACGGTGACGCATAATGATTTAAGTGAGCCGAGTATTTTAGGTGTTAATGCAGGAGCTAACCTTATGATTGTGCTCGTTGTTGTGCTTGTTCCGACAATTACGTTTGTTGGAATTATCATCAGTGGGTTTATCGGTGGCGCGTTAGTTGGTTTATTTATATTAATGATGACACGTTATAATTCACCGGTGAAACTCGTTTTAGCAGGTGCGGGGATTTCTTTACTACTACTCGCGTTAACGAATTTTATTGTCATCACAAATGGACTTGGACAGTTCGCGATGTTTTTTACGTCAGGTGGGGCAGCGGGTCAGACATTGTCGAATGTTTTAATGGTGACGCCCGTTGCGATTGTTTTAATCCTCATATTGATTTTGATGTCACGAGAATTAGATGTGCTACTATTATCCGATGACGTTGCGCATTCTATTGGACAGAATCAGCGCATCTATAAATTTGTGAGTTTGTTTATTGCGATTATGCTTGCAGCGATTTCAGTCGCACTCGTTGGAAATATTATTTTCTTAGGAATGCTTGTACCACATATTGTTAAGATGATTGTTGGGCACTTGCATAAAAAAGCACTTATTTTTACAGCAATTTTAGGTGGCGTATTCTTCGTTTTAGCAGATATGTTTGCAAGAATGTTTAACGAAATGCCAGTGAATGCTGTTATCGCAATGATTGGCCTCCCGTTCTTTATCTATATCATTAGAAGAAGGGGGCATACGTATGCGTAATAGTGTTAAGATTTTAATTCTTGTTATACTAATTTTTGTAACAATCGTACTCACCTTAACGACAGGTACGTTTAAGATGTCACTCATAGACATTTGGAACTTAATGACGGGGCAGGCAACTAGCAAAGTCGCACTTGTATTTTATAAATTTAGAATGCCGAGACTCATCATCACGCTCGTATGTGGTGCAGCGCTTGCGTTATCTGGGCTTATCTTACAAGTCGTTTCGAAAAATCCATTATCAGATCCAGGGATTATAGGTGTGAACGCAGGTAGTGGATTTGGAGTGGTATTATTTATTGCCTTCGTTGCTGGAAATAGTGGTGTGAACCATTTATACACACTACCACTAATGAGTTTCATTGGTGGATTACTTACAGTGCTACTCGTTTTCGCGTTATCGTTTGTTGGTGGTAAATTCTCAAGCAACACGTTTATTTTAATCGGAATTGCGACGGCACTCGGTGTCACAGGATTTGTGTATGTATTTACGTCGATGTTTGATAACACACAAATGGACATGTTAAACCGATTCTTTGCGGGGAATATTTGGGGAGACTCATGGGAATTTGTTATTGTGACGATTCCATATATTGTAATCATCATGATAATTACGCTGTTTAGAGTACGCGAGATGTCGATGATGTCACTTGATGACGATATGCTCACAACACTAGGTATGCATGTCACACGTGAGAAGATTATTTTAATTGTTTTAGCAGCACTACTATCGAGTATCAGTGTGAGTGTTGCGGGGTCGATTTCATTTATTGGACTCATTGCACCACACATTGCACGCATGATGTTTAAAATTGATATGAAAATTATATTTGTGGGAACTCTATTAATCGGTGCGTTTCTTTTAAGTTTTGCTGATTTTGTCGGTAAGACTATCGCTGAACCGCTCATCATTCCAGTTGGAATTGTCGTGTCACTCATCGGAGGACCATACTTCTTGTATTTACTATTCAGAGGAAAAACAATTTAAAGAAGAAAGTGGAGATGGTTCTACAAGTGAAAGCATCTCATTATACAAACTTTCGATTTCTGAATATACTTCTTTACATTCGTACAGATGTTCTGTAATTAAAGTAGTTATTAATGATTCAAATAAAATATGGTATTGTCGTTTCAAATATAATTTAATCATAGATTTTTGGTTTTGAGCAAATCATTAATAGTACGATGTTGAATGATGGTAGAATACGAGAATTATATTAAGAAGGATAGGTATTAAAATGGTCGTAAACTAAATAAACGATAAACGATATGTTTAACGTTTGAAATAAAGTGGCATTCGGAGAATAATATTTGGATTTATAGATTATTCTTTAAATAACAAGATAGCCGCTCTTTAGCAAGATTTACTAGAAGTCTTCCGTCTGCAGACTTCTAGAAGAACTTAATCAGACTAGCATGAATTGTGGAACGTTCTCTTCCGGCGTTCATGCGAAACATTAATTGAGAACTACACACGTAGAAAGAAGTGTAGCAAGATCCTTGGACGCGGGTTCAACTCCCGCCGTCTCCATATACAAACATTGTCATATCAATGTTTACCGTCATTCACGGGGCGTATACGGGCGTTTTCATTTTATTATGAAAACAAGTCCCGTATTTTTTGTGTGAATAGATTTATTAATTATCAACAGCAATTTAGAAAAATGTTGACAAATAAACTTGATGACTGAGATAAAAAGACTCGAATAATAATTCAATTTTTTTAGTATTGAAATTATAAAAACACTATAAGGAATAAAAGGGTGCTTACAATATAGAAAAACCCTCGCGTTTA
Above is a genomic segment from Nosocomiicoccus massiliensis containing:
- a CDS encoding VOC family protein, which gives rise to MNFHKDNAQVTNITLNIRDLSKMKDFYINILGMKLIEESEVGFVAGFESSTHTFTFEVLENGRVASPNEAGLFHIAILLPTRSDLGRFIKYMFDRQIPLSGGDHLVSEATYLVDPEGNGIEVYVDRDPDTWSWSKGQVVMDTLALDFDGIIESSRNKEWSGMPEGTIIGHLHLKGGVVIDPEFYGNYGFEIATKVMSAYFLGSNKYHHHIAVNNWHSNKARIDSMNTYGLKAFNILVPDAASETVETPEGIKMVVN
- a CDS encoding ABC transporter ATP-binding protein, with the protein product MSKVELKNIVYEVGDTRILKDINMEILSGQVTTIIGPNGCGKSTLLKSIVKLLPYKGEVYIDDIKIRDLKSKQMAKMVGILSQKNRLQYDVRVIDLLTYSRYAHLKRFEGLKQRDIDMIDWALKETGAIDFKNRMMSELSGGQQQRVWISFLLAQGTNTLLLDEPTTYLDIHHQLETLNIVHELNRKTGQTVVMVLHDLNQAIRYSDQIIVMQKGEIVTYGKPEDVLTNDVLNNVFNIDGRIEFDGVTGRPYLAAYDLFCNTIKDIHNE
- a CDS encoding ABC transporter substrate-binding protein, encoding MKRILFLFSLIFVVLLAACSGEDNTDEAVKEETPETVKYTTDDGEEIDIPKDPKRIVVMGFGYFGNLKQLDANIVGVHNLVQDSEVLSKEVGDIELIEEGNIEQVLNLDPDLIITYSTDENIKELKEVAPTIGLDYVKWNYLDVHKELGKIVGKEDQANKWVEDFEAKLAENKKTVQDKLGTDTSVSVAEAFSKDIYVYGTNWGRGTEILYQGLEMKVPETIEKDVVETSWKKISAEEVAKYSGDFIFLGDGDPTTNKAIESTSVWKNLDAVKNDRVVEFDSSTFLFNDPLSLEYQLEFIVDQLTK
- a CDS encoding FecCD family ABC transporter permease, whose translation is MRNSVKILILVILIFVTIVLTLTTGTFKMSLIDIWNLMTGQATSKVALVFYKFRMPRLIITLVCGAALALSGLILQVVSKNPLSDPGIIGVNAGSGFGVVLFIAFVAGNSGVNHLYTLPLMSFIGGLLTVLLVFALSFVGGKFSSNTFILIGIATALGVTGFVYVFTSMFDNTQMDMLNRFFAGNIWGDSWEFVIVTIPYIVIIMIITLFRVREMSMMSLDDDMLTTLGMHVTREKIILIVLAALLSSISVSVAGSISFIGLIAPHIARMMFKIDMKIIFVGTLLIGAFLLSFADFVGKTIAEPLIIPVGIVVSLIGGPYFLYLLFRGKTI
- a CDS encoding NAD(P)/FAD-dependent oxidoreductase, producing MNNTDCLIVGGGPSGLFAAFYAGLRGLDVTIIEHQDRLGGKLKFYLDKIVWDIGGVEANTAANIRESMVKQGLTFDPTVHLNESVISVNKERDVFKVETTKGTHYANTVILATGVGVFSPVKLNLPGAEDFEYDNLHYYIEETKHYKDKHVLISGGGNSALDWAAHLADGIADVTLVCRKDELKGYEATIKELEKKDVHIIKQRTIEELRSNKDGTMIERVVLSGGEEIDVDIVFVNHGYKSDSALLESLKGDVKMNEYNQILTEERVKTGVDGLYAIGDQVHYDNRVHLIATGYPEASEAVNFAKHYIDKEELDGAIVSSHNEKFDELNKEVRQNLE
- a CDS encoding FecCD family ABC transporter permease, giving the protein MNRTYILASALFIGVIASFFLAMMIGVEHYTFQTVLNSLMHPYANDSVTQTLMEIRLPRILVAFLVGMMISVSGLIMQTVTHNDLSEPSILGVNAGANLMIVLVVVLVPTITFVGIIISGFIGGALVGLFILMMTRYNSPVKLVLAGAGISLLLLALTNFIVITNGLGQFAMFFTSGGAAGQTLSNVLMVTPVAIVLILILILMSRELDVLLLSDDVAHSIGQNQRIYKFVSLFIAIMLAAISVALVGNIIFLGMLVPHIVKMIVGHLHKKALIFTAILGGVFFVLADMFARMFNEMPVNAVIAMIGLPFFIYIIRRRGHTYA
- a CDS encoding GNAT family N-acetyltransferase; this encodes MIRKKEQKDNRKVAELVYIIWEGMDLEIIEKFDKKTVLEAFEMCLSDEDFRNSERTIHVYEVDGDVAGFVLSYPGHTEHEFKHVWEKLGLDKKFHPYSPPLELREARDNEMYIDSVATFSEYRGQGIATKLLKYLLDSEEARPFGLICEVENEKALSLYLKLGFKKDELLELYGQEYYHMTYVK